Proteins encoded in a region of the Gemmatimonadaceae bacterium genome:
- a CDS encoding thioredoxin domain-containing protein gives MDTTLDRVLTITLTVAAVGLVGIAIHREFSGASAKPGPSVPVEALKRESSWKKLRDASVAIGDSVASVEIVVFTDFECPACQEFHKRVMHLKQKEPSAFALRMVHYPLAMHRFANAAARAADCAARQSRLSSMYDLLFAKQDSFGLKEWTAYARDAGITDTAAFARCVRDENSHTAIEGGRQLGQALAIEGTPTVLLVVGGSRGHPMTRNCSEPSMHCAPARILLDSEPASPMKYDEGDADHELVGE, from the coding sequence ATGGACACGACACTTGATCGCGTACTGACGATCACGCTTACGGTGGCTGCCGTTGGGCTCGTTGGCATCGCCATTCACCGTGAGTTCTCCGGCGCATCCGCCAAACCTGGCCCAAGCGTGCCGGTAGAAGCACTGAAACGCGAGTCAAGCTGGAAGAAGTTGAGGGACGCCTCAGTGGCGATTGGCGACAGCGTTGCGTCCGTCGAGATTGTCGTGTTCACTGACTTCGAATGCCCGGCGTGTCAAGAGTTTCATAAACGCGTCATGCACCTGAAGCAAAAGGAGCCGAGTGCGTTTGCGTTGCGCATGGTGCACTACCCGCTTGCGATGCATCGCTTTGCGAATGCGGCCGCACGCGCGGCAGATTGCGCCGCACGACAGTCACGCCTATCGTCAATGTATGATCTGCTCTTCGCGAAACAGGACTCGTTTGGCCTGAAGGAATGGACGGCATACGCGAGAGATGCTGGCATCACCGATACCGCCGCATTCGCCAGATGTGTTCGTGACGAGAACTCTCACACAGCGATTGAAGGTGGTCGACAGCTCGGCCAGGCACTGGCAATCGAAGGCACCCCCACGGTGTTGTTAGTGGTTGGCGGTTCGCGAGGCCACCCGATGACTCGCAATTGCTCCGAACCATCAATGCATTGCGCGCCGGCAAGGATCCTACTCGATAGTGAACCTGCGAGTCCGATGAAGTACGACGAAGGTGACGCGGATCATGAATTAGTAGGGGAGTGA
- a CDS encoding VIT family protein, translating into MTHTERHRTEHIGWLRAAVLGANDGLISTSSLVVGVAAAQTESAPVLLAATAGLVAGALSMAAGEYVSVSSQSDTEIADLARERQELATMPEHEHAELTGIYIERGLTPELAKQVAQQLMAKDALGAHARDELGIHELTRARPIQAALSSAAAFAVGAAPPLIVVLAVPLAQITPVVMGVTLVLLVGLGSLAARLGGAPMLRGAVRVAFWGSVAMAATALVGKLFGEVV; encoded by the coding sequence ATGACCCACACCGAACGGCATCGCACGGAGCACATCGGCTGGCTGCGCGCCGCCGTGCTTGGCGCCAATGACGGACTGATCTCGACCAGCAGCCTCGTAGTTGGCGTGGCTGCCGCCCAGACCGAGAGTGCGCCCGTCTTGCTCGCGGCGACGGCGGGACTCGTCGCCGGCGCGCTCAGCATGGCGGCCGGCGAGTACGTCTCCGTCAGCTCGCAATCAGACACGGAGATCGCGGACCTCGCGCGCGAACGCCAGGAACTGGCGACGATGCCGGAACATGAGCACGCCGAACTGACCGGCATCTACATCGAACGCGGCCTCACGCCGGAACTCGCCAAGCAGGTGGCCCAACAGTTGATGGCGAAGGATGCGCTGGGTGCCCATGCCCGCGATGAACTCGGCATCCATGAACTCACCCGCGCCCGCCCGATCCAGGCGGCGTTGAGTTCGGCGGCGGCGTTCGCCGTTGGCGCGGCCCCGCCGCTGATTGTGGTCCTGGCCGTTCCGCTCGCGCAGATCACGCCAGTGGTGATGGGGGTGACGCTCGTGCTGCTGGTCGGACTCGGTTCACTCGCGGCGCGGCTTGGCGGAGCGCCGATGCTGCGCGGGGCAGTGCGCGTCGCGTTCTGGGGGTCGGTGGCGATGGCGGCGACGGCTCTCGTCGGAAAGCTGTTCGGCGAGGTGGTTTAG